In Herbinix luporum, a single window of DNA contains:
- a CDS encoding S8 family peptidase, producing the protein MNRVNDIIECKWAHDRGYYGQGVGVAIVDTGICLHKDFTEGGNRIVAFKDFVHGKLDPYDDNGHGSHVSGIIGGNGFSSKGKYMGIAPACNLIVIKVLDHRGDGNISDVLAGLQWILDNRKKYNIRVVNISVGTSAKDSLDENSLLVQGVNAVWDSGIVVVVAAGNNGPGPMTISTPGISRKVITVGSSDDNVSVEVFGSKTKDYSGRGPTPYCIKKPDIVAPGSNIISCNTDRYTPVGRINSKKYRTADFPMMYTIKSGTSMATPVVSGAIALLLSAYPKLSNRDVKLRLRKSAVDLGLKWEKQGWGLLNVKRLLEL; encoded by the coding sequence ATGAATAGGGTAAACGATATAATTGAGTGTAAATGGGCCCATGATAGGGGATATTATGGCCAGGGAGTGGGGGTTGCAATTGTAGATACCGGGATATGTCTTCATAAGGATTTTACAGAAGGGGGTAACAGGATTGTTGCCTTTAAGGATTTTGTCCATGGAAAGCTAGATCCATACGATGACAATGGTCATGGAAGTCACGTCTCTGGGATAATCGGGGGAAACGGATTTTCATCTAAAGGAAAATATATGGGAATTGCCCCTGCTTGTAATCTTATTGTTATTAAGGTTCTTGATCATAGGGGTGACGGTAATATTTCTGATGTACTGGCCGGACTTCAATGGATTTTGGATAATCGCAAAAAATATAATATCCGGGTTGTAAATATCAGTGTGGGAACTTCTGCCAAGGACAGCTTAGATGAAAATTCCCTGCTTGTGCAAGGGGTAAATGCAGTCTGGGACAGTGGGATAGTAGTGGTAGTGGCAGCAGGAAATAATGGCCCCGGGCCAATGACCATATCTACACCGGGTATTAGCAGAAAGGTTATTACTGTAGGTTCATCAGATGATAATGTATCCGTAGAGGTATTCGGGTCAAAAACTAAGGATTACTCCGGCAGGGGACCGACTCCATATTGTATAAAGAAGCCGGATATAGTAGCTCCCGGCTCAAATATCATATCCTGTAATACAGATCGATATACTCCCGTAGGGAGAATAAATTCAAAGAAATATAGAACCGCTGATTTTCCTATGATGTATACCATAAAAAGCGGTACATCTATGGCTACTCCGGTTGTATCAGGAGCAATTGCACTTTTGTTATCCGCCTATCCTAAGCTAAGTAATCGAGATGTAAAGCTTAGGCTTAGAAAAAGTGCTGTGGATTTAGGCCTAAAATGGGAGAAGCAAGGATGGGGACTTTTGAATGTGAAAAGGCTATTGGAATTATAG